A window of the Eleutherodactylus coqui strain aEleCoq1 chromosome 8, aEleCoq1.hap1, whole genome shotgun sequence genome harbors these coding sequences:
- the LOC136577216 gene encoding serine protease 33-like: protein MRTSIAERQSQTAMKGVGCLASLLLLSVYMTPVMSNFTTPAQPACGDPVFGQRIVGGTDAIEGAWPWQIGLHYQDALICGGSLISHQWVLTAAHCFVWSKDPSDYWITLGEYQLPINSSHKVVTTVQSIIVNSLFNGTGTPGDIALVKLSRHITYTEYILPVCIPTPSMNFSAGTNCWLTGWGSIENDVPLPYPQTLQQVMVPLISNSACDEMYHINTNVPANQQIVPSDQICAGYADGQKDSCQCLRSGPTAEEIGG, encoded by the exons ATGAGAACATCCATCGCAGAGCGACAAAGCCAAACAGCCATGAAGGGCGTCGGATGTCTcgccagcctcctgctgctgtccg TTTACATGACTCCGGTAATGTCCAACTTCACCACACCTGCCCAACCAGCATGTGGAGACCCAGTGTTCGGTCAACGAATTGTGGGTGGCACAGATGCAATTGAAGGAGCATGGCCATGGCAAATCGGTCTGCATTACCAAGATGCACTCATCTGCGGTGGGTCCTTGATCTCCCACCAGTGGGTGCTCACTGCCGCACATTGCTTTGTATG GTCTAAAGATCCTTCAGACTACTGGATTACACTTGGCGAGTACCAGCTGCCGATTAACAGTTCTCACAAGGTGGTGACCACCGTACAAAGTATTATAGTGAACTCCCTGTTTAATGGAACTGGCACCCCGGGGGACATCGCCCTGGTCAAACTGTCCAGACATATTACTTATACTGAGTACATCCTGCCAGTGTGCATCCCAACGCCATCTATGAATTTCTCTGCTGGCACTAACTGTTGGTTAACTGGATGGGGCAGTATAGAAAATGATG TGCCTCTTCCGTACCCGCAGACTCTCCAGCAGGTCATGGTGCCACTTATCAGCAATAGTGCCTGTGATGAGATGTATCACATCAACACCAATGTTCCTGCCAACCAACAGATAGTTCCAAGTGACCAGATCTGTGCCGGGTACGCGGACGGACAAAAAGACTCCTGCCAG tgtctgaggagcgggcccacagccgaggagataggaG GGTGA